From Verrucomicrobiota bacterium:
TGGACCTGACCTCGCTCAATCAGGCCATCCGCCAATTTCACGCCGGCGAAGACCGGTTTCCAAAAGATCTGAATGAACTCGTGACGGAGGGATACTTGCCGCGGCTTCCGGCGCCGCCGTCGGGCACTCGACTGGAATACAGCCCCGCGCGCGGTCAGGTGCGAGTCGTGCGGCAGGACCATTGACAAAGTAGCGCAGAATTGAATTCTGCTGTATCGCGGATTTGCAATCCGCATAGGGTCTCAGCGGGTTGGACGCGCTTGGATCTCCCGACGCCTTGCCGAATGCAATGCGGCGATACGGCAGATTGAAAATCTGCGCTACTTTGTCAAAAGCCCTGAGTCGTGCGGCAGTGAGGCGCGAATTTTTCTCGTCAAAGCTTCCAAACGCAGGCAAAGAGTTGTCCCTCTTTCGGCATGAGCGAAGAAATTGTCATCCTCGATTTTGGCTCGCAGTACACCCAGGTCATCGCCCGGCGCATCCGCGAGTGCAACGTCTATTCCACGATTCTGCGCTACGATACGCCGGCAGCCAAAATCGCCGCGCGCAAACCGCGGGGCCTGATCCTGTCCGGCGGGCCAGCGAGCGTGTACGCCCAAGACGCGCCTTTGCCGGATCGCGGCATCTTCAAGCTGGGCGTGCCGATCCTGGGGATTTGTTACGGCGTCCAATTGTTCGCGCAGTACCTGGGCGGAAAAGTTGAGCCAGGCCAGAAGCGTGAATTCGGCAAAGGCACCCTGACGATTCGGGACGGTGGTTGCCCGATCCTCAAGAAGCTTCCCTGCAGCCTCCAGGTTTGGAATTCGCACGGCGACAAACTCACGCGCCTGCCGGCGGGTTTCAAACCTGTCGCGGTTACGGAGAATTCCGATTACGCGGCGATTGAGGACAAGGCGCGGCAATTCTATGGAATCCAATTTCACCCCGAAGTCGCGCACACGCCACGCGGCCGCGAGATCCTCAGCAATTTCGTCCACGGCGTGTGCGGTTGCGGCAAGGAGTGGACGATGCGGAGCTACATTGACCAATCGGTCGAGGAAATCCGGGTGCAGGTCGGGGATGAGAAAGTCATTCTCGGTCTGAGCGGCGGCGTGGATTCGAGCGTCGCGGCGGCTCTCCTCCACAAAGCCGTCGGCGATCAACTCACGTGCATCTTCGTGAACAACGGCCTGCTGCGCGCGCGCGAGGCGGAAGTTGTCCAGAAAGTCTTTGGCCGCCATTTCAAGATCAAGCTGCAATACGAGAACGCGTCGAAGATTTTCCTGAAACGACTCAAAGGCGTCACCGATCCGGAGCGGAAGCGAAAGATCATTGGTCGCGCGTTCATTGAGGTGTTCGAAGCGGCGACGCGGCGGGCGGGCAAGGCCCGGTTTCTGGCGCAAGGCACGCTCTATCCCGATGTGATCGAATCCGTGCCGATTGCAGGCAACCCGGCCGCGCTCATCAAGAGCCACCACAACGTTGGCGGCTTGCCGAAGCGGATGAAGTTTGAGCTGGTCGAGCCGTTGAAATGCCTGTTCAAGGATGAAGTGCGGCAACTCGGACTCGAACTCGGATTGCCGAAGGAAATCGTGCTGCGCCAGCCGTTCCCAGGCCCGGGCCTGGCCGTGCGCATCCTGGGTGAAGTCACGCCCCGGCGTTTGGAAATTCTTCGCAACGCGGATGCCATCGTGGTCGAGGAAATGAAAGCGAGCGAATGGTACTACAAAATCTGGCAGAGCTTTGCGGTCCTCCTCCCCGTGCGCAGCGTCGGCGTGATGGGCGACGAGCGGACTTACGATTACACCATCGCCTTGCGCGCCGTGGACTCGAAGGACGGAATGACCGCGGATTGGGTCAAGCTGCCGTATGAACTTCTGGAGAAGCTCTCGAACCGGATCATCAACGAAGTGAAAGGGGTCAACCGCGTTTGCCTGGACATCTCCAGCAAACCGCCGGCGACGATTGAGTGGGAGTGATGGGCGGACGTTGGAGCGTTAGTTAGAATCGCTGAGGGATTCGTCCCTCCCGCTTTAACGACTGCGCTGTAATCTTGCTTCATATGCACGCCTGGGAGGCTATGCTTCGCCCGTGACTTTAACTCCTGTCTCCACATTTCCTCTGGATGGGATGCAGACCGCGTCGGCTCGATTCAACAACGCTGCGGAGGCAATTTCCCGCGGTGAAGTTGAGGCCGAGCAAATGGTGGAGTTGACCGAAAGCCAGCGCGCATTTGAAACGAACGCTGCCGCGGCCAAAGCCGCCAACGACACCCTCGGAACGGTTCTCGACGCGTTCGCGTAGCCGTCGGTAAGCATTCAGTGCGTCGGTGGGGCGAGGCTCCCGCGGAGCCTGATTGCAAAGGCGATTTCAGAGAGCAGAGGCTCCGCAGGAGCGTCGCCCCACCAGCCATCTCCTTCAGATCATCTGTATCCGCCACACGCGGTTCGGTTGATCGAAGCCGCGAAACTTGACTTCTTTCGGCTCGGCAGTCCGGCCGGTCTTCTTCAGAAACTCCTGCGTCTCCGGCCGGGCATACAGTTCGTCTGAAACCGCCAGATCATTCCCCAGGCAACAGCCATCCATGCGCGCGGTAAAATTCACCGTCGTGCCAAAGTAATCGAGCTTGACGTTGGCGTTGACGGCCAGGCATGGGCCGATGTGCAAACTGGATTTCAGCATCAGGGGCGCAGGGAGGTCGGTCGCCGGCAGCGCCGCGTGCAGCCGTTCGTGCATTTGCTGGACCGACGCGAGCGCTTCCTCTACGCGGCTGAACACCGCCATAATGGCATCGCCGATCGTTTTGACGATGGCGCCGTGATGATCGCGAACCGCCTCGATGAGCACTGCGAAATGATCCCGAACGACGACGTAGGCCGGCGCGTCGCCGATCCCGTTGTACATCGCGGTCGAGCCGCGCAGGTCCGTGAACAACACGATCTGCGCGCCCACGGTGATCTGTTCGTTGGGAGAAATGACCTCGGCGTCGAATAAATCGCGGAACTCCTGCCAGTTCGTCACCTGGGCCGCGGTCAGGATATCTTCGCTCCACTCGACACTTTCCAGGGCAATCTGAACGGTGAAAGGATTTGGGTTCTCGAAATGCAGCAGACCTTCGGCGGTTTTCTCGGATGCGGATTCGATTTCAAAAACGCTCTGGCAAGCAGCGGACTCGAAGGAAAGAACTGGGGCGCGAAATTCCGGATCCAAGCTCGCGGATGAATTCCCCCTCTCTTCCCTGCGAAGGGAGGAGAGGGCCGGGGAGAGGAGGGCCGTCTTCCTGGTCCTTCCCCTCTCCTCGATCCTCTCCCCACTCGTTCCTCGCGGGGCGAGGAACGTCCCTTCCAGACAGGATCAGTGGTTCCTTGACTTGCGGAGACCGCATGCGGAAGGGCCGATTCACTGGCGGCAGTTTCCACGGGCGGCTTTGGCCCGGACCGATCAGCAATTGGCTGTAAATGTGCGGCTTTCCCCCCGGTCCGGCCAGGCAGAAGGTCTGCGCGTCACAGGGGCGGACATTGGGGTGAACGCTGAATTTCAATTCCACCCATTTGTCGAATTCTCCATCGAACTTGATCTGGCAGACTTCGCAGTGAGAACTTTGCCGAACCTGCCCCAAGGAGGTCGCACGGGGCTGGCGGGTGGACCGGCAATTCGGGCAGAGCACTTCCCAACTGAAATTCAGAAGTCCGCAGCGCGTGGCCTGAAGGAACAGGCGGAGCACTTCCCATCGGTCGTCCCCCCACCCGCGCGCCACAGCAAAAGGTCTCACGTGAGTCAGCTCCACGTCTGGCGCGTCGCGGAGCATCCGCTCCAGTTTCGGCACCAGTTCTGGCCGCGGCCTCATGCGCGCAACTTCGCGAGACCGGCGTCCAGCGCGGCTTCTGCGACGGGCTTCCGGGGCAGGTGAGGAAGCGCCACCGGCTTCTGACCCCGCAAATGTTCGGCCACGTGGCGGATGATTTCTTCCATTCCGCGGTTGGTTTTTGGTCCCAGCACCGCGCGGACAAGCCAGGCGCCAAATCGGCCTTTGGGAGTGAAATCACTGAAAGCGCGGACCCGGGTTATTCCCGAGCCCGATTCGGTCAAGTCCACGCCCATCTTTCCTTCCGTGAAGGGACCGCGGTCGAAGATGCGATGCACGCAGTAAAACTCCTCCTCCATCCACTCAAACGGGATTTCCCGCCATTGAAGTTTGGCGCCTAGAAAACTGGCGTGAGCGGCCACGGCGCTGCCGCCTTCGGGCAAAGGCCGGATTTCATAGCGGACCGGCGGCAGACCGAGCGCGCGATTGATCCAATCCGTCTTGCTCATGATGGGCCACACGGCCCGGCGCGGAAACGGAATTTCGCAACTGGTTTCGGTGTGAACGTTCGGCATACGCAGCGCGGGCAGCCGCGGTGAGAATCGTTAAATCGGTTGCGATCCAAACGGCAGAAAAACTTTCGCCGTTCGACATTTGGGAATTCTTTCGTCATTGGGTGCCCGGTCATTCGTCATTCCTTACGCCCGAACGGGGGCTTGGATGCAGCACGGCCCAACTGTTACCGGTCTCGTTCCAACAAGTACCTGGCCAGTGCTTCCAAGGCCACGGCCCGGCCCTCGAAGGGGCGAAGCGCCGAGTAAGCTTTGTTCGTCAACTGCAGGGCGATTTTCCGGGAACGGTCCAAACCCAGAATGGCCGGGTAAGTCGCCTTCTCGGCGGCATGATCCTTCCCGGCGGTTTTGCCGAGTTGCTCGCTGGTTTGAGTCACGTCGAGAATATCGTCGATCACCTGAAACGCCAGACCGACATGGTAGCCGAAGTCGGTCAGCGCGCTCAATTGGGCCGGCGTGCAATTCGCGCTCATCCCTCCCAATCGCACGGCGCAACACAGCAACGCGGAAGTTTTGCGTTCGTGGATGTACCGCAGTTGGCCGGCGGAAACCGATTTGCCTTCCCCCTCCAGGTCCGCAACCTGTCCGGCAATCAGTTGCAGCGAACCTGCCGCGCGAGTCAATTCCTGGAAAATCGTCCGGTGGGGATGACGCGGCCAACCTTTGGCCTGTGCTGCGATCTCGAAAGCCTGGGTCAACAGAGCGTCTCCGGCCAGGATCGCGATGCCTTCGCCGAAAACTTTGTGGTTGGTGGGCTTTCCCCGGCGAAAATCGTCGTCGTCCATCGCCGGGAGATCGTCGTGAATGAGCGAGTAGGTGTGGATGCATTCCACGGCGCACGCGAGGGCCATCGCGGCTTGAACTTGGCCGCCGCACGCTTCCGCCGCGGCCAGGCAGAGCGCCGGGCGAATCCTTTTGCCCCCGGCGAACAGCGAATAACGCATCGCCCGGTGGATCGTGCCGGGTTTGGTTCGGGCCGTCGGCAGAAATCGGTCGAGCGC
This genomic window contains:
- the guaA gene encoding glutamine-hydrolyzing GMP synthase, whose translation is MSEEIVILDFGSQYTQVIARRIRECNVYSTILRYDTPAAKIAARKPRGLILSGGPASVYAQDAPLPDRGIFKLGVPILGICYGVQLFAQYLGGKVEPGQKREFGKGTLTIRDGGCPILKKLPCSLQVWNSHGDKLTRLPAGFKPVAVTENSDYAAIEDKARQFYGIQFHPEVAHTPRGREILSNFVHGVCGCGKEWTMRSYIDQSVEEIRVQVGDEKVILGLSGGVDSSVAAALLHKAVGDQLTCIFVNNGLLRAREAEVVQKVFGRHFKIKLQYENASKIFLKRLKGVTDPERKRKIIGRAFIEVFEAATRRAGKARFLAQGTLYPDVIESVPIAGNPAALIKSHHNVGGLPKRMKFELVEPLKCLFKDEVRQLGLELGLPKEIVLRQPFPGPGLAVRILGEVTPRRLEILRNADAIVVEEMKASEWYYKIWQSFAVLLPVRSVGVMGDERTYDYTIALRAVDSKDGMTADWVKLPYELLEKLSNRIINEVKGVNRVCLDISSKPPATIEWE
- a CDS encoding polyprenyl synthetase family protein: MSVASTFVGSSRSSSFNLGAYLDARSRAINRALDRFLPTARTKPGTIHRAMRYSLFAGGKRIRPALCLAAAEACGGQVQAAMALACAVECIHTYSLIHDDLPAMDDDDFRRGKPTNHKVFGEGIAILAGDALLTQAFEIAAQAKGWPRHPHRTIFQELTRAAGSLQLIAGQVADLEGEGKSVSAGQLRYIHERKTSALLCCAVRLGGMSANCTPAQLSALTDFGYHVGLAFQVIDDILDVTQTSEQLGKTAGKDHAAEKATYPAILGLDRSRKIALQLTNKAYSALRPFEGRAVALEALARYLLERDR
- a CDS encoding adenylate/guanylate cyclase domain-containing protein; this translates as MDPEFRAPVLSFESAACQSVFEIESASEKTAEGLLHFENPNPFTVQIALESVEWSEDILTAAQVTNWQEFRDLFDAEVISPNEQITVGAQIVLFTDLRGSTAMYNGIGDAPAYVVVRDHFAVLIEAVRDHHGAIVKTIGDAIMAVFSRVEEALASVQQMHERLHAALPATDLPAPLMLKSSLHIGPCLAVNANVKLDYFGTTVNFTARMDGCCLGNDLAVSDELYARPETQEFLKKTGRTAEPKEVKFRGFDQPNRVWRIQMI